From one Caldithrix abyssi DSM 13497 genomic stretch:
- a CDS encoding DUF438 domain-containing protein: protein MSELINNRQERIEVMKNLIRQLHEGRDEEKVRRQLESVLQEADYSDVFLMEIQLMEEGISRESITKLCDVHTKVLKKHLDLTETPDAVPGHPLHTFLQENQALLQRTAHIRKKIAELEKVSEEESADVLMKIRFLLNELMDVDKHYRRKENLLFPFFEKNNLHGPSTVMWTKHDETRSYLKSVIQALNEAENISQKEMIAFARLAIEPAIESVEEMIYKEEKILFPTAMDLLTEQDWYDIYLQSPEIGFCLYYPEFEWVPEGGLVENVEKIKASDDKIHLPTGSFTLEQLINIFKTLPVDLTFVDAEDTVRYFSPGKDRIFDRSRTILGRKVQYCHPPKSVNIVNQIIKDFKEGKQDVARFWINFGGRFIYISYYAIRNDQGTYLGTLEVTQDLTDLRALEGERRLLQYDEE, encoded by the coding sequence ATGAGCGAATTAATCAACAATAGACAGGAACGAATCGAGGTTATGAAAAACTTGATTCGTCAACTCCATGAAGGAAGAGATGAGGAGAAGGTTAGAAGGCAACTGGAAAGTGTATTGCAAGAAGCCGATTATTCCGATGTTTTTTTAATGGAAATTCAGTTAATGGAAGAGGGTATCTCCCGGGAGAGCATCACCAAGCTGTGCGACGTGCACACCAAAGTGCTCAAAAAGCATCTGGACCTAACCGAAACGCCAGATGCCGTTCCCGGTCATCCGCTGCACACCTTTTTGCAGGAAAACCAGGCGTTATTGCAGCGAACGGCGCACATCAGAAAGAAGATCGCCGAGCTGGAAAAAGTATCCGAAGAAGAGAGCGCGGATGTATTAATGAAGATTCGTTTTTTACTCAATGAATTGATGGATGTGGATAAACACTATCGTCGTAAAGAAAACTTGCTCTTTCCTTTCTTCGAAAAGAACAACTTGCACGGTCCTTCCACCGTAATGTGGACCAAACATGATGAAACGCGCAGCTATTTAAAATCGGTTATCCAGGCCTTAAATGAGGCAGAAAACATTTCTCAAAAGGAAATGATCGCTTTTGCCCGGCTGGCCATTGAACCAGCCATCGAATCCGTGGAAGAGATGATTTACAAGGAAGAAAAAATTCTCTTTCCCACGGCAATGGACTTGTTAACCGAGCAGGACTGGTACGATATCTACTTGCAAAGTCCGGAAATCGGTTTTTGTCTTTATTACCCTGAATTTGAATGGGTTCCGGAAGGCGGACTGGTTGAGAATGTAGAAAAGATCAAAGCCAGCGACGATAAAATTCATTTACCCACCGGCAGCTTTACGCTTGAACAATTGATAAACATCTTCAAAACGCTTCCGGTAGATTTAACATTTGTTGACGCGGAAGATACCGTACGCTATTTCAGTCCTGGAAAAGATCGTATTTTCGACCGCTCGCGCACCATTCTGGGCCGCAAAGTGCAGTACTGCCATCCTCCCAAAAGCGTAAATATTGTCAACCAGATAATTAAAGATTTTAAAGAAGGAAAACAGGATGTGGCGCGCTTCTGGATCAATTTTGGCGGTCGTTTCATCTACATCTCTTAT
- a CDS encoding RrF2 family transcriptional regulator codes for MRLQKTTEHAIRVMTYLAVNKDQRFSVNVLHKELGIPYKYLGRLMSKLAQAGLVQVLQGKHGGYQLGRELEKIYLYEVVGVVEGLEDYDRCILGFPNCSNDNPCPMHHFWSKIQSELKEFLYNTTLADLEKFATHKI; via the coding sequence ATGAGGCTACAAAAAACAACAGAACATGCCATTAGGGTAATGACGTATCTGGCGGTAAACAAGGATCAGCGTTTTTCGGTAAATGTATTGCACAAAGAGCTTGGCATTCCATATAAATACCTGGGGCGTCTGATGAGTAAGCTGGCTCAGGCCGGACTGGTGCAGGTGCTGCAGGGTAAACACGGCGGCTATCAACTGGGGCGGGAATTAGAGAAAATTTACCTGTACGAAGTGGTCGGCGTGGTTGAAGGGCTGGAAGACTACGATCGTTGCATTCTTGGATTTCCCAATTGTTCGAATGATAATCCCTGTCCCATGCATCATTTCTGGTCTAAAATCCAGAGTGAATTAAAAGAATTTTTGTACAATACCACGCTAGCAGATCTGGAAAAATTTGCCACGCACAAGATTTAA
- a CDS encoding tetratricopeptide repeat protein, whose product MGYGKQYFSQKMALALSDLNPISVKEERFARKPDAELARILADYYFARNELITAYDYLKKAKNFAQKPDVELDRQIFRIVYSGYRSDQFPLDSVKAAADHLMAGLKDEKSRAQILFNMSRLLAKSPDDRELLSYLTKLTQMINRTPDLLRERSKKEVELLHCLYVEKDAKKAVEKKKAAMPPGWQENPDQLNSFAWWCFENKINLDEAAALAKKALELADDPLDKANILDTLAEILSLQGKHQEAIKAEEKAIELNPKDKLFKRNLEKFRQRAGLI is encoded by the coding sequence ATGGGATATGGAAAACAATATTTTTCCCAGAAAATGGCCCTTGCTCTCTCCGACCTCAATCCCATCTCAGTTAAAGAAGAACGATTTGCCCGAAAACCTGATGCCGAGCTGGCCAGAATTCTGGCCGATTATTATTTTGCCCGGAACGAGCTGATAACCGCTTATGATTATTTGAAAAAAGCTAAAAATTTTGCCCAAAAGCCAGATGTGGAGCTGGATAGACAGATTTTTCGGATTGTTTATTCTGGATACCGCTCCGATCAATTTCCGCTTGATTCGGTTAAAGCTGCCGCCGATCATTTAATGGCGGGTTTAAAGGACGAAAAAAGCCGGGCGCAAATCTTGTTTAACATGTCGCGCCTCTTAGCAAAATCGCCTGATGATAGGGAATTGCTGAGCTATCTTACAAAACTGACTCAAATGATCAATCGAACGCCAGATCTTTTGCGTGAACGTAGTAAAAAAGAAGTTGAGCTTTTGCATTGCCTTTATGTGGAAAAAGACGCAAAAAAAGCCGTCGAAAAAAAGAAGGCTGCCATGCCGCCCGGCTGGCAGGAGAATCCGGATCAATTGAATTCTTTTGCCTGGTGGTGCTTTGAAAATAAGATAAATCTGGATGAAGCGGCGGCGCTGGCGAAAAAAGCGCTGGAGCTGGCAGACGATCCGCTGGATAAGGCCAATATTCTGGATACGCTGGCCGAAATCCTCAGTCTGCAGGGCAAACACCAGGAAGCCATTAAAGCGGAAGAGAAAGCCATTGAATTAAATCCAAAGGATAAACTCTTTAAGCGAAATCTGGAGAAATTCAGGCAGAGGGCTGGCCTAATATGA
- a CDS encoding fatty acid desaturase, with protein MKNTLTLKQINQQLAPFAQPSTKKSLWELFVTLTSYLGLWTLMVYLLKQNVSYVYILPLTVLGGLFMVRTFIIFHDACHGSFCKTRTANKWIGRITGLLTFTPFEEWRQAHNMHHASSGDLDRRGVGDVWTMTVDEYKQASKLKRLAYRLYRHPLVMFGLGPFFLFLVSNRLPGKDSKKEARRGVWLTNLAAVIMVTGISLLIGFKTYLMIQIPVMFVGGLAGIWLFYVQHQFENTYWSHNDEWNVVEASIKGSSYYQLPAILHWFSGNIGYHHIHHLRSGIPFYNLPACQKQIDLFREVEPLTISKSLKSVKLHLWDERQKKLIGFKDLKAA; from the coding sequence ATGAAGAATACCTTGACACTCAAGCAAATCAATCAACAGTTGGCGCCATTTGCCCAGCCTTCGACCAAAAAGTCCCTGTGGGAATTGTTCGTCACTTTAACTTCCTATCTGGGTTTGTGGACGCTGATGGTTTATTTATTAAAGCAAAATGTTTCGTATGTTTACATTTTGCCTTTGACCGTACTGGGCGGCCTGTTTATGGTGCGCACCTTTATCATTTTTCATGACGCCTGTCATGGTTCGTTTTGTAAAACGCGCACTGCTAACAAATGGATTGGCAGAATTACCGGTCTTTTAACTTTTACGCCGTTTGAAGAATGGCGTCAGGCGCACAACATGCACCACGCTTCTTCCGGCGATCTGGATCGGCGCGGCGTTGGGGACGTGTGGACCATGACCGTTGACGAATACAAACAGGCTTCAAAACTGAAACGTCTGGCCTATCGTCTTTATCGCCATCCGCTGGTCATGTTTGGCCTGGGGCCTTTTTTCCTCTTTCTGGTTTCTAATCGCCTGCCGGGCAAAGACTCTAAAAAGGAAGCCAGAAGGGGCGTATGGTTGACCAATCTGGCCGCGGTAATTATGGTAACCGGCATTAGCTTACTGATCGGATTCAAAACCTATCTGATGATTCAGATACCTGTGATGTTTGTCGGCGGGCTAGCTGGCATCTGGCTTTTTTATGTTCAGCATCAATTTGAAAACACTTACTGGAGCCATAACGATGAATGGAATGTAGTAGAAGCCTCCATTAAAGGCAGTTCCTACTATCAATTACCAGCCATTTTACACTGGTTCTCCGGCAATATTGGCTACCACCATATTCACCACTTACGATCCGGCATTCCCTTTTACAATCTGCCGGCCTGTCAAAAACAGATTGATCTTTTTAGAGAGGTTGAACCGTTAACCATTTCTAAAAGTCTTAAAAGCGTTAAGCTCCATTTGTGGGATGAGCGACAGAAGAAATTGATCGGCTTTAAAGATTTGAAAGCCGCATAA
- a CDS encoding heavy metal translocating P-type ATPase: MNNKKHHDENGMKHDADEHGHHHSEHEHSEHASKHTDQHHHVHQSDEGDHAGHTQSAGHEHDHAARGQKHDHHDHHQMMVADFRKRFWISLALTVPVLLLSPMIQKFLGFSLRFTGDLVVSFVLASAIYFYGGWPFLKGMVQELRKKIPGMMTLISLAITVAYFYSAMVVFGLAGKIFFWELATLIDIMLLGHWIEMKSVMGASKALEELAKLMPSEAHKLVGEDKVIDVPLNELIKGDRVLVKPGEKIPADGVVISGESSVNESMLTGESKPVYKGEADKVIGGSINGEGSLVIEVHRTGKDSFLSQVIDLVKEAQESKSKTQDLANRAAFWLTLIAIFAGGLTFFVWMVIMHQDLSFALERTVTVMVITCPHALGLAVPLVVAVSTAISASRGLLIRNRAAFERARNLQAIIFDKTGTLTKGEFGVTDVVVFDESIQIDELVDLAGSVESHSEHPIAKAISNKAAKKLPVQDFKAIPGKGAYGMVDGRKVMVVSPGYLKQENITINNDTVSELFEQGKTVVFVLINDRLHGAIALADEIRPESFEAIRSLKKMGIKTMMLTGDNKQVARWVSEELGLDQYFAEVLPDQKALKVKEVQAQGLIVAMTGDGVNDAPALATADVGIAIGAGTDVAVETADVVLVNSNPLDVVAIISLAKATYRKMIQNLAWATGYNAFAIPLAAGVLYSSGIILSPAMGAVLMSLSTIVVAINARMLKIK, translated from the coding sequence ATGAATAATAAAAAACATCACGACGAAAACGGCATGAAGCATGATGCGGATGAACATGGACATCATCACAGTGAGCATGAACACTCTGAACATGCATCAAAACATACCGACCAACATCACCACGTGCACCAATCTGATGAAGGTGATCACGCTGGCCATACCCAAAGTGCAGGGCACGAGCACGACCACGCCGCCAGGGGGCAAAAACACGATCATCACGATCATCACCAAATGATGGTGGCGGATTTTCGAAAACGCTTCTGGATCAGTCTGGCCTTAACCGTTCCGGTTCTACTACTGTCACCGATGATTCAGAAATTTTTGGGATTCTCGCTGCGCTTTACGGGCGATTTAGTGGTGAGTTTTGTACTGGCCTCGGCTATTTATTTTTATGGCGGCTGGCCCTTTTTAAAAGGCATGGTGCAGGAATTACGGAAGAAGATCCCGGGAATGATGACGCTGATCTCATTAGCCATAACCGTTGCCTATTTTTACAGCGCGATGGTGGTTTTTGGGTTGGCCGGAAAGATATTCTTCTGGGAGCTGGCTACTTTAATTGACATTATGCTTTTAGGCCACTGGATTGAAATGAAATCGGTGATGGGCGCTTCTAAAGCTCTGGAAGAACTGGCCAAATTGATGCCCTCCGAAGCGCACAAACTGGTCGGCGAAGATAAAGTGATTGACGTGCCTTTGAATGAATTGATTAAGGGCGATCGTGTGCTGGTCAAACCCGGTGAAAAAATCCCCGCCGACGGCGTGGTGATCAGCGGAGAAAGCTCGGTGAACGAATCGATGTTGACCGGAGAGTCCAAGCCTGTTTATAAAGGTGAAGCGGACAAGGTTATTGGCGGTTCGATCAACGGAGAAGGTTCTCTGGTTATCGAAGTGCACCGTACCGGCAAAGATTCGTTCCTGTCGCAGGTGATCGACCTGGTAAAAGAGGCACAGGAAAGTAAGTCTAAAACGCAGGACCTGGCTAATCGAGCCGCCTTCTGGCTAACGCTCATCGCCATTTTTGCCGGCGGATTAACCTTCTTTGTCTGGATGGTGATCATGCATCAGGATTTGTCGTTTGCGCTTGAGCGAACGGTTACGGTGATGGTCATTACCTGCCCCCATGCGCTGGGATTGGCCGTGCCTCTGGTGGTGGCTGTTTCGACCGCTATCTCTGCGTCTCGCGGATTATTGATTCGCAATCGCGCTGCCTTCGAACGGGCGCGCAATCTGCAAGCTATCATTTTTGATAAAACCGGCACCTTAACAAAAGGCGAGTTTGGCGTTACCGACGTGGTCGTATTTGATGAAAGTATTCAAATAGATGAATTGGTTGATTTAGCCGGCAGCGTGGAAAGCCATTCAGAACATCCCATTGCCAAAGCAATCAGCAATAAGGCAGCTAAAAAATTACCGGTTCAGGATTTTAAAGCCATTCCGGGCAAAGGCGCCTACGGCATGGTTGACGGTCGAAAAGTAATGGTTGTCAGTCCTGGCTATCTTAAACAAGAAAATATTACGATTAATAATGATACCGTTTCGGAATTGTTTGAGCAGGGCAAAACAGTCGTTTTTGTTTTGATTAATGACAGGCTTCATGGAGCGATTGCCCTGGCCGACGAAATTAGACCGGAATCTTTTGAAGCCATCCGTTCTTTAAAGAAAATGGGTATCAAAACCATGATGCTAACCGGCGATAATAAACAGGTGGCGCGTTGGGTCAGTGAAGAATTGGGCCTGGATCAATATTTTGCCGAAGTGCTGCCGGATCAAAAGGCCTTAAAAGTTAAAGAAGTGCAGGCACAGGGACTCATCGTTGCCATGACAGGCGACGGCGTAAATGATGCGCCGGCGCTGGCCACTGCCGATGTGGGTATTGCCATCGGCGCCGGAACGGACGTTGCCGTTGAAACAGCAGACGTGGTTCTGGTAAACAGCAATCCCCTTGATGTGGTGGCTATTATCAGCCTGGCCAAGGCCACTTACAGAAAAATGATTCAGAACCTGGCCTGGGCAACCGGTTACAATGCCTTCGCCATTCCGCTGGCGGCAGGCGTACTATATTCTTCAGGAATTATCCTCAGTCCGGCCATGGGCGCTGTGCTGATGTCCTTAAGCACCATTGTGGTAGCCATCAATGCCAGAATGCTGAAGATCAAGTAA
- a CDS encoding SHOCT domain-containing protein — protein MMEHGMGFGWVYTLIFVALAVWLVYQIVQRNSSRPDESVKTPLEILKERYARGEISKSEFDRMKDDLK, from the coding sequence ATGATGGAACATGGTATGGGATTTGGTTGGGTGTACACATTAATCTTTGTGGCGCTGGCTGTATGGCTGGTTTACCAGATCGTTCAAAGAAATTCTTCCAGACCGGATGAATCGGTTAAAACGCCGCTGGAAATTTTGAAAGAACGCTATGCCAGAGGCGAAATTAGTAAGTCAGAATTTGATCGGATGAAAGACGATCTTAAATAA
- a CDS encoding ISL3 family transposase — MKDKELFKQILGLSHPWEVSKVDLDIANEEVEIEIIYKSKKGFCPECEVEYDIYDHREKRRWRHLDTCQMKTYIVCKVPRIKCKEHGVKTIKVPWAEKSSRTTLLFERFAIELLLASKNQSKTAQFLRISFDMLHHIMSKAVERGLSRRTEEDIKYIGIDEKSMKRGHTYVSVLSDSERRRVIDVSEGRTTSSASSLINKGLTEKQKEGLKAVSMDMWKAFIKAVQKELPNASIVHDKFHIMKYLNDGVDKTRREEARKLQKSNDKTLVKSKYLFLKNLENMTDKQLSRFRKIQELNLITSQAWAAKENFKEFFRSETINDAKFFFAEWYQDIKERSLNKMIKVAKMLIAHSDGLLNYIRYQIDNSVAEWLNGKIQEIKTVGRGFRKFENFRIAILFFLGKLDLFPQESQ; from the coding sequence ATGAAAGATAAAGAATTATTTAAACAGATTTTGGGACTTTCGCATCCCTGGGAAGTTTCTAAAGTTGACTTAGATATTGCGAATGAGGAAGTAGAAATAGAGATTATCTATAAGTCAAAAAAAGGTTTTTGTCCCGAATGCGAAGTGGAATATGATATTTATGATCACCGCGAAAAACGTCGTTGGCGGCATTTGGATACATGCCAAATGAAGACCTATATTGTCTGCAAAGTACCCCGCATTAAATGCAAGGAACATGGAGTAAAAACGATCAAAGTACCTTGGGCAGAAAAGTCGAGTCGAACGACTTTATTATTTGAACGTTTTGCTATTGAGTTATTACTGGCCTCCAAGAACCAGAGCAAAACGGCACAATTTTTACGGATCAGCTTTGATATGCTTCATCATATAATGAGCAAAGCAGTGGAACGCGGGCTATCACGCCGAACGGAAGAGGACATTAAATATATCGGGATAGATGAGAAGAGTATGAAAAGAGGTCATACTTATGTAAGCGTATTATCCGATAGTGAAAGAAGACGTGTAATAGATGTAAGTGAAGGTCGCACAACAAGCTCTGCCAGTTCGTTAATAAACAAGGGATTAACAGAGAAACAAAAGGAGGGCCTCAAAGCGGTCAGTATGGATATGTGGAAAGCTTTTATTAAAGCTGTTCAAAAGGAGCTTCCCAATGCTTCCATAGTGCATGACAAATTTCATATAATGAAGTATTTAAATGATGGAGTGGATAAAACCAGACGAGAGGAAGCCCGTAAATTACAAAAATCTAATGATAAAACCTTAGTGAAAAGTAAATATTTATTTTTAAAGAATCTGGAAAATATGACGGACAAGCAATTATCGCGTTTCAGAAAAATTCAAGAACTTAACCTTATCACTTCCCAGGCTTGGGCGGCCAAAGAGAACTTCAAAGAATTCTTTAGGAGTGAAACAATAAATGATGCGAAATTTTTTTTTGCGGAATGGTATCAGGATATTAAGGAACGTTCTTTAAATAAAATGATTAAAGTAGCAAAAATGCTCATTGCTCATTCAGATGGCTTATTAAACTATATAAGATATCAGATAGATAATTCAGTAGCCGAATGGTTGAACGGCAAGATACAGGAGATAAAAACAGTTGGTAGAGGCTTTAGAAAATTTGAAAATTTTAGGATAGCAATACTTTTCTTTCTTGGTAAATTAGACCTTTTTCCACAGGAATCCCAGTAG